A single window of Stigmatopora nigra isolate UIUO_SnigA chromosome 20, RoL_Snig_1.1, whole genome shotgun sequence DNA harbors:
- the hgfac gene encoding hepatocyte growth factor activator serine protease isoform X1 → MTQAFFLFLPLALCVPAVSERRDAAGNVGGKGGTSGLLFLPSPQVTISNQTDAKGPRVVTTGGQECALPFRQGGQIHHGCVRVLASRPWCSLTANFDRDRQWGFCAQEPGPPNEGSRSAAGAVRPWRRAGHPCGCQNGGRCQATAAAAAECSCPAGFSGSFCQHQRCYESGHLRHYHAGQSWGRIHLRTVEQCTCVGGGGGGEVRCRPARYTACLSNPCQNQGRCRTIATTGESVCHCRRGYGGPRCSLEPESRCYEGRGAAYRGLASTAASGAPCLPWDSELLYDELHLGTVRHAALKGLGQHAYCRNPDGDQKPWCYTLSRSAISWEYCAVPPCKARVFSSRRTKAAKAKATCGKKHKKRPPAAVRGRIMGGSAALPGAHPWMAAIYIGGDDFCAGTLIASCWVLSAAHCFFRNPPKRDVRVVLGQHLFNVSGPESRSFAVDKYVLPKRFSVFNPTRHDIVLVKLKKQNGRCVKRTPFVGPICLPDGGVAFPDGYCCSISGWGHVHEGDNRYSNLREAGVRLIRHEDCRKPEVYGDHVTGDMICAGIRGCVDACQGDSGGPLACAKDGVHFLYGIVSWGDKCEASGKPGVYTKVANYVDWINSVIRRTAPKT, encoded by the exons ATGACACAAGCGTTCTTCCTTTTCCTCCCGCTTGCTCTCTGCGTGCCGGCGGTGAGTGAAAGGCGCGACGCTGCggggaacgtgggaggaaaaggGGGCACATCTGGGctgctttttcttccttctCCCCAGGTGACCATCTCCAACCAGACGGACGCCAAGGGTCCCCGAG TCGTCACCACCGGCGGCCAAGAGTGCGCGCTGCCATTTCGCCAAGGCGGCCAGATTCATCACGGCTGCGTCCGCGTCCTGGCCTCCAGACCCTG GTGCTCTCTGACGGCCAATTTTGACCGAGACCGCCAGTGGGGGTTCTGCGCCCAGGAGCCGGGGCCGCCCAACG AAGGATCCCGATCGGCGGCGGGTGCGGTCCGGCCGTGGCGACGGGCGGGCCATCCGTGTGGCTGTCAGAACGGCGGTCGGTGCcaggcgacggcggcggcggcggcagagtGCTCCTGCCCGGCGGGCTTTTCTGGGAGTTTTTGCCAGCACC AGCGCTGCTACGAAAGCGGCCACCTGCGCCATTACCACGCCGGACAGTCTTGGGGCCGCATTCACCTGCGCACCGTGGAGCAGTGCACctgcgtcggcggcggcggcggcggcgaggtgCGGTGCCGGCCCGCCCGCTACACGG CCTGCCTCTCCAACCCGTGCCAGAACCAGGGGCGGTGCCGGACCATCGCCACCACGGGCGAGAGTGTGTGCCACTGTCGCCGTGGCTACGGAGGACCCCGCTGTAGCCTGG AGCCGGAGAGCCGGTGCTACGAGGGGCGGGGCGCCGCCTACCGCGGCCTGGCGTCCACGGCGGCGTCCGGCGCCCCCTGCCTGCCGTGGGATTCGGAGCTGCTGTACGACGAGCTCCACCTGGGCACGGTGCGCCACGCCGCCCTCAAAGGCCTGGGGCAGCACGCCTATTGCAG GAATCCCGACGGAGACCAGAAACCGTGGTGCTACACGTTGAGCCGGAGCGCCATCTCGTGGGAGTACTGCGCCGTGCCGCCCTGCAAGGCGCGAGTGT TCTCCTCTCGCAGGACCAAGGCGGCCAAGGCCAAGGCCACGTGCgggaaaaaacacaagaagaGGCCGCCGGCGGCGGTACGGGGCCGGATCATGGGAGGCAGCGCGGCCCTGCCCGGCGCCCATCCTTGGATGGCGGCCATTTACATCGGGGGCGACGACTTTTGCGCCGGGACCTTGATCGCCTCCTGCTGGGTGCTGTCGGCGGCGCACTGCTTCTTCCGCAA CCCCCCCAAGCGGGACGTTCGCGTGGTCCTGGGCCAGCACCTCTTCAACGTCAGCGGTCCGGAATCGCGCTCCTTCGCCGTGGACAAGTACGTCCTCCCCAAACGCTTCTCCGTCTTCAACCCCACGCGCCACGACATCG TTCTGGTCAAGCTGAAGAAGCAAAACGGGCGTTGCGTCAAGCGGACGCCGTTCGTGGGGCCCATCTGCCTCCCCGACGGCGGCGTGGCCTTCCCCGACGGCTACTGCTGTTCCATCAGCGGCTGGGGGCACGTGCACGAAG GAGACAATAGGTATTCCAACCTGCGGGAGGCGGGCGTCAGGCTGATCCGCCACGAGGACTGCAGAAAGCCCGAAGTGTACGGCGACCACGTCACCGGCGACATGATTTGCGCCGGCATCCGCGGCTGCGTGGACGCCTGCCAg GGGGACTCCGGGGGCCCGCTAGCCTGCGCCAAGGACGGCGTCCACTTCCTGTACGGGATCGTCAGCTGGGGGGACAAGTGCGAAGCGTCGGGAAAACCGGGCGTTTACACCAAAGTGGCCAACTACGTGGACTGGATCAATTCCGTCATCCGACGGACGGCTCCCAAGACGTGA
- the hgfac gene encoding hepatocyte growth factor activator serine proteases isoform X3, which translates to MTQAFFLFLPLALCVPAVTISNQTDAKGPRVVTTGGQECALPFRQGGQIHHGCVRVLASRPWCSLTANFDRDRQWGFCAQEPGPPNEGSRSAAGAVRPWRRAGHPCGCQNGGRCQATAAAAAECSCPAGFSGSFCQHQRCYESGHLRHYHAGQSWGRIHLRTVEQCTCVGGGGGGEVRCRPARYTACLSNPCQNQGRCRTIATTGESVCHCRRGYGGPRCSLEPESRCYEGRGAAYRGLASTAASGAPCLPWDSELLYDELHLGTVRHAALKGLGQHAYCRNPDGDQKPWCYTLSRSAISWEYCAVPPCKARVFSSRRTKAAKAKATCGKKHKKRPPAAVRGRIMGGSAALPGAHPWMAAIYIGGDDFCAGTLIASCWVLSAAHCFFRNPPKRDVRVVLGQHLFNVSGPESRSFAVDKYVLPKRFSVFNPTRHDIVLVKLKKQNGRCVKRTPFVGPICLPDGGVAFPDGYCCSISGWGHVHEGDNRYSNLREAGVRLIRHEDCRKPEVYGDHVTGDMICAGIRGCVDACQGDSGGPLACAKDGVHFLYGIVSWGDKCEASGKPGVYTKVANYVDWINSVIRRTAPKT; encoded by the exons ATGACACAAGCGTTCTTCCTTTTCCTCCCGCTTGCTCTCTGCGTGCCGGCG GTGACCATCTCCAACCAGACGGACGCCAAGGGTCCCCGAG TCGTCACCACCGGCGGCCAAGAGTGCGCGCTGCCATTTCGCCAAGGCGGCCAGATTCATCACGGCTGCGTCCGCGTCCTGGCCTCCAGACCCTG GTGCTCTCTGACGGCCAATTTTGACCGAGACCGCCAGTGGGGGTTCTGCGCCCAGGAGCCGGGGCCGCCCAACG AAGGATCCCGATCGGCGGCGGGTGCGGTCCGGCCGTGGCGACGGGCGGGCCATCCGTGTGGCTGTCAGAACGGCGGTCGGTGCcaggcgacggcggcggcggcggcagagtGCTCCTGCCCGGCGGGCTTTTCTGGGAGTTTTTGCCAGCACC AGCGCTGCTACGAAAGCGGCCACCTGCGCCATTACCACGCCGGACAGTCTTGGGGCCGCATTCACCTGCGCACCGTGGAGCAGTGCACctgcgtcggcggcggcggcggcggcgaggtgCGGTGCCGGCCCGCCCGCTACACGG CCTGCCTCTCCAACCCGTGCCAGAACCAGGGGCGGTGCCGGACCATCGCCACCACGGGCGAGAGTGTGTGCCACTGTCGCCGTGGCTACGGAGGACCCCGCTGTAGCCTGG AGCCGGAGAGCCGGTGCTACGAGGGGCGGGGCGCCGCCTACCGCGGCCTGGCGTCCACGGCGGCGTCCGGCGCCCCCTGCCTGCCGTGGGATTCGGAGCTGCTGTACGACGAGCTCCACCTGGGCACGGTGCGCCACGCCGCCCTCAAAGGCCTGGGGCAGCACGCCTATTGCAG GAATCCCGACGGAGACCAGAAACCGTGGTGCTACACGTTGAGCCGGAGCGCCATCTCGTGGGAGTACTGCGCCGTGCCGCCCTGCAAGGCGCGAGTGT TCTCCTCTCGCAGGACCAAGGCGGCCAAGGCCAAGGCCACGTGCgggaaaaaacacaagaagaGGCCGCCGGCGGCGGTACGGGGCCGGATCATGGGAGGCAGCGCGGCCCTGCCCGGCGCCCATCCTTGGATGGCGGCCATTTACATCGGGGGCGACGACTTTTGCGCCGGGACCTTGATCGCCTCCTGCTGGGTGCTGTCGGCGGCGCACTGCTTCTTCCGCAA CCCCCCCAAGCGGGACGTTCGCGTGGTCCTGGGCCAGCACCTCTTCAACGTCAGCGGTCCGGAATCGCGCTCCTTCGCCGTGGACAAGTACGTCCTCCCCAAACGCTTCTCCGTCTTCAACCCCACGCGCCACGACATCG TTCTGGTCAAGCTGAAGAAGCAAAACGGGCGTTGCGTCAAGCGGACGCCGTTCGTGGGGCCCATCTGCCTCCCCGACGGCGGCGTGGCCTTCCCCGACGGCTACTGCTGTTCCATCAGCGGCTGGGGGCACGTGCACGAAG GAGACAATAGGTATTCCAACCTGCGGGAGGCGGGCGTCAGGCTGATCCGCCACGAGGACTGCAGAAAGCCCGAAGTGTACGGCGACCACGTCACCGGCGACATGATTTGCGCCGGCATCCGCGGCTGCGTGGACGCCTGCCAg GGGGACTCCGGGGGCCCGCTAGCCTGCGCCAAGGACGGCGTCCACTTCCTGTACGGGATCGTCAGCTGGGGGGACAAGTGCGAAGCGTCGGGAAAACCGGGCGTTTACACCAAAGTGGCCAACTACGTGGACTGGATCAATTCCGTCATCCGACGGACGGCTCCCAAGACGTGA
- the htr2cl1 gene encoding 5-hydroxytryptamine (serotonin) receptor 2C, G protein-coupled-like 1, whose amino-acid sequence MGGGEDGASWPQFNRSLAAGAGAGVPSPDGAPGEERKNWPALLILVVIALTVGGNILVILAVSLEKKLQNATNFFLRSLAVADMLVGILVMPVSLINVLYDYAWPLPDALCPMWIYLDVLFSTASIMHLCAISLDRYVAIRNPIEHSRFNSRTKAMMKIAAVWTVSVAVSTPIPVIGLRHEDKVFVNGSCVLNEERFILMGSFVAFFIPLVIMVVTYGLTVQVLQRQATVFLREAAPQPCRAPAEVRAPGASEPGLVSGGLLPGGSPSERGGGVSPGSASQPSSPVAARGRRGMMQAIKNERRASKVLGIVFFLFLVMWCPFFITNVTLVLCGDGACDESLLHELLNVFVWVGYISSGVNPLVYTLFNKTYRRAFSSYIRCRYGAGAKAAGAGVGQAFKNPAAPPSSSPNPDCRNGGRMAPIPEDGWDPTGGGAQPLLAGALSETETEEAELSLVSCGSASTVHTSSV is encoded by the exons ATGGGCGGCGGCGAGGACGGGGCTTCCTGGCCGCAGTTCAACCGGAGCCTGGCGGCGGGGGCGGGGGCGGGGGTCCCTTCCCCGGACGGGGCACCCGGGGAGGAGAGGAAGAACTGGCCGGCGCTGCTCATCCTGGTGGTCATCGCGCTGACGGTGGGCGGCAACATCCTGGTCATCCTGGCCGTGTCGCTGGAGAAGAAGCTCCAAAACGCCACCAATTTCTTCCTGAGGTCTCTGGCGGTGGCCGACATGCTGGTGGGCATCCTGGTCATGCCCGTCTCCCTCATCAACGTCCTCTACG ACTACGCCTGGCCCCTGCCCGACGCCCTGTGCCCCATGTGGATCTACCTGGACGTGCTCTTCTCCACCGCCTCCATCATGCACCTGTGCGCCATCTCGCTGGACCGCTACGTGGCCATCCGCAACCCCATCGAGCACAGCCGCTTCAACTCCAGGACCAAAGCCATGATGAAGATCGCCGCCGTCTGGACCGTGTCCGTAG CCGTCTCCACGCCCATCCCGGTGATCGGCCTCCGCCACGAGGACAAGGTGTTTGTCAACGGCAGCTGCGTGCTCAACGAGGAGCGCTTCATCCTGATGGGTTCCTTCGTGGCCTTCTTCATCCCGCTGGTCATCATGGTGGTCACGTACGGCCTCACCGTCCAAGTGCTGCAGCGCCAGGCCACCGTCTTCCTGCGCGAGGCCGCCCCGCAACCCTGCCGGGCCCCCGCCGAGGTGCGGGCGCCAG GCGCGTCGGAGCCGGGCCTCGTCTCGGGGGGCCTCCTCCCGGGTGGCTCGCCGTCGgagcgcggcggcggcgtctcCCCCGGCTCAGCGTCGCAGCCCAGCTCGCCGGTCGCCGCGCGTGGCCGACGCGGGATGATGCAGGCCATCAAGAACGAGAGGCGGGCCTCCAAG GTGCTGGGGatcgtcttcttcctcttcctggtCATGTGGTGTCCTTTCTTCATCACCAACGTGACGTTGGTGCTGTGCGGCGACGGCGCCTGCGACGAGTCTCTGCTGCACGAGCTGCTCAACGTCTTTGTGTGGGTGGGCTACATCTCGTCGGGGGTCAACCCGCTGGTCTACACGCTCTTCAACAAGACCTACAGGAGAGCCTTCTCCAGCTACATCCGCTGTCGCTACGGCGCCGGCGCCAAGGCGGCCGGGGCCGGGGTAGGCCAGGCCTTCAAGAACCCCGCGGCTCCGCCCTCGTCCTCGCCCAACCCCGACTGTCGGAACGGCGGCCGGATGGCGCCCATCCCCGAGGACGGATGGGACCCCACTGGCGGCGGGGCGCAGCCGCTCCTGGCGGGGGCGCTCTCCGAAACGGAAACGGAAGAGGCGGAGCTGTCGCTGGTCAGTTGCGGCTCCGCCTCCACCGTCCACACCAGCAGCGTGTGA
- the hgfac gene encoding hepatocyte growth factor activator serine protease isoform X2, whose product MTQAFFLFLPLALCVPAVSERRDAAGNVGGKGGTSGLLFLPSPQVTISNQTDAKGPRVVTTGGQECALPFRQGGQIHHGCVRVLASRPWCSLTANFDRDRQWGFCAQEPGPPNGSRSAAGAVRPWRRAGHPCGCQNGGRCQATAAAAAECSCPAGFSGSFCQHQRCYESGHLRHYHAGQSWGRIHLRTVEQCTCVGGGGGGEVRCRPARYTACLSNPCQNQGRCRTIATTGESVCHCRRGYGGPRCSLEPESRCYEGRGAAYRGLASTAASGAPCLPWDSELLYDELHLGTVRHAALKGLGQHAYCRNPDGDQKPWCYTLSRSAISWEYCAVPPCKARVFSSRRTKAAKAKATCGKKHKKRPPAAVRGRIMGGSAALPGAHPWMAAIYIGGDDFCAGTLIASCWVLSAAHCFFRNPPKRDVRVVLGQHLFNVSGPESRSFAVDKYVLPKRFSVFNPTRHDIVLVKLKKQNGRCVKRTPFVGPICLPDGGVAFPDGYCCSISGWGHVHEGDNRYSNLREAGVRLIRHEDCRKPEVYGDHVTGDMICAGIRGCVDACQGDSGGPLACAKDGVHFLYGIVSWGDKCEASGKPGVYTKVANYVDWINSVIRRTAPKT is encoded by the exons ATGACACAAGCGTTCTTCCTTTTCCTCCCGCTTGCTCTCTGCGTGCCGGCGGTGAGTGAAAGGCGCGACGCTGCggggaacgtgggaggaaaaggGGGCACATCTGGGctgctttttcttccttctCCCCAGGTGACCATCTCCAACCAGACGGACGCCAAGGGTCCCCGAG TCGTCACCACCGGCGGCCAAGAGTGCGCGCTGCCATTTCGCCAAGGCGGCCAGATTCATCACGGCTGCGTCCGCGTCCTGGCCTCCAGACCCTG GTGCTCTCTGACGGCCAATTTTGACCGAGACCGCCAGTGGGGGTTCTGCGCCCAGGAGCCGGGGCCGCCCAACG GATCCCGATCGGCGGCGGGTGCGGTCCGGCCGTGGCGACGGGCGGGCCATCCGTGTGGCTGTCAGAACGGCGGTCGGTGCcaggcgacggcggcggcggcggcagagtGCTCCTGCCCGGCGGGCTTTTCTGGGAGTTTTTGCCAGCACC AGCGCTGCTACGAAAGCGGCCACCTGCGCCATTACCACGCCGGACAGTCTTGGGGCCGCATTCACCTGCGCACCGTGGAGCAGTGCACctgcgtcggcggcggcggcggcggcgaggtgCGGTGCCGGCCCGCCCGCTACACGG CCTGCCTCTCCAACCCGTGCCAGAACCAGGGGCGGTGCCGGACCATCGCCACCACGGGCGAGAGTGTGTGCCACTGTCGCCGTGGCTACGGAGGACCCCGCTGTAGCCTGG AGCCGGAGAGCCGGTGCTACGAGGGGCGGGGCGCCGCCTACCGCGGCCTGGCGTCCACGGCGGCGTCCGGCGCCCCCTGCCTGCCGTGGGATTCGGAGCTGCTGTACGACGAGCTCCACCTGGGCACGGTGCGCCACGCCGCCCTCAAAGGCCTGGGGCAGCACGCCTATTGCAG GAATCCCGACGGAGACCAGAAACCGTGGTGCTACACGTTGAGCCGGAGCGCCATCTCGTGGGAGTACTGCGCCGTGCCGCCCTGCAAGGCGCGAGTGT TCTCCTCTCGCAGGACCAAGGCGGCCAAGGCCAAGGCCACGTGCgggaaaaaacacaagaagaGGCCGCCGGCGGCGGTACGGGGCCGGATCATGGGAGGCAGCGCGGCCCTGCCCGGCGCCCATCCTTGGATGGCGGCCATTTACATCGGGGGCGACGACTTTTGCGCCGGGACCTTGATCGCCTCCTGCTGGGTGCTGTCGGCGGCGCACTGCTTCTTCCGCAA CCCCCCCAAGCGGGACGTTCGCGTGGTCCTGGGCCAGCACCTCTTCAACGTCAGCGGTCCGGAATCGCGCTCCTTCGCCGTGGACAAGTACGTCCTCCCCAAACGCTTCTCCGTCTTCAACCCCACGCGCCACGACATCG TTCTGGTCAAGCTGAAGAAGCAAAACGGGCGTTGCGTCAAGCGGACGCCGTTCGTGGGGCCCATCTGCCTCCCCGACGGCGGCGTGGCCTTCCCCGACGGCTACTGCTGTTCCATCAGCGGCTGGGGGCACGTGCACGAAG GAGACAATAGGTATTCCAACCTGCGGGAGGCGGGCGTCAGGCTGATCCGCCACGAGGACTGCAGAAAGCCCGAAGTGTACGGCGACCACGTCACCGGCGACATGATTTGCGCCGGCATCCGCGGCTGCGTGGACGCCTGCCAg GGGGACTCCGGGGGCCCGCTAGCCTGCGCCAAGGACGGCGTCCACTTCCTGTACGGGATCGTCAGCTGGGGGGACAAGTGCGAAGCGTCGGGAAAACCGGGCGTTTACACCAAAGTGGCCAACTACGTGGACTGGATCAATTCCGTCATCCGACGGACGGCTCCCAAGACGTGA